A genomic region of Catalinimonas niigatensis contains the following coding sequences:
- the nadD gene encoding nicotinate (nicotinamide) nucleotide adenylyltransferase, with translation MKVGLFFGSFNPIHVGHLIIANTVRGYTKLDQVWFVVSPQNPFKSSKSLLSDVDRLRMVELAIEDNFDLRVSNVEFSMPKPSYTVDTLAYLKDRYPQHHFTLILGSDNLRHFHKWKNYQEILSQHGIIIYPRPDYEKDKIREEIKNHPAIRMVNAPLMDISATFIRDCIKKDISIKYLVHDRVEEYISAKKFYL, from the coding sequence GTGAAAGTAGGGCTCTTTTTCGGATCATTCAACCCGATACATGTAGGACATCTTATTATTGCCAATACGGTACGAGGATACACAAAACTGGATCAGGTGTGGTTTGTTGTGTCACCTCAAAATCCATTTAAAAGCTCCAAATCACTTTTGTCAGATGTGGATCGCCTGCGTATGGTAGAGTTGGCAATTGAAGATAACTTTGATTTGAGAGTTTCAAATGTGGAATTCAGCATGCCTAAGCCAAGCTATACAGTAGATACGCTGGCCTATCTCAAAGATCGTTATCCTCAACATCATTTTACGCTTATTCTGGGCAGCGATAATTTACGTCACTTTCATAAGTGGAAAAACTATCAGGAAATTTTAAGCCAGCATGGGATCATTATTTATCCCAGACCCGATTATGAAAAAGACAAAATCAGGGAGGAAATAAAAAACCATCCTGCGATCAGGATGGTTAATGCTCCTTTAATGGATATTTCTGCGACCTTTATTCGGGATTGTATTAAGAAAGATATTTCTATCAAATATTTGGTGCATGATCGTGTAGAAGAATATATTTCCGCAAAGAAATTTTATCTGTAA
- the rplA gene encoding 50S ribosomal protein L1 produces the protein MAKLSKKKAEILKKYDFTKQYSLEEASSLVKDITTTTFDASVDLDVNLGVDPRKADQMVRGVVALPHGTGKDVRVLVLCTPDKEAEAKEAGADHVGLDDYIQKIEGGWTDIDVIITMPTVMAKVGRLGRVLGPRGLMPNPKAGTVTMDVAKAVQEVKGGKIDFKVDKFGIIHTSVGKASFDAKKIAENAHEVIQTLSRLKPASTKGTYIKGIYLSSTMSKGIQIDKNSIAGL, from the coding sequence ATGGCTAAGTTATCTAAAAAGAAAGCAGAGATTTTGAAGAAGTATGACTTCACCAAGCAGTATTCGCTGGAAGAAGCTTCTTCTTTAGTAAAAGATATTACGACTACCACTTTTGATGCTTCTGTTGATTTGGATGTCAACCTGGGAGTGGACCCCAGGAAAGCAGATCAAATGGTGAGAGGGGTTGTTGCTTTACCTCATGGTACTGGTAAGGACGTAAGGGTGTTGGTGCTATGCACTCCTGACAAAGAAGCAGAAGCAAAGGAAGCAGGCGCTGACCATGTGGGGCTGGATGATTACATTCAAAAGATTGAAGGAGGATGGACTGATATTGATGTAATTATTACCATGCCTACAGTAATGGCTAAAGTAGGTCGTTTAGGAAGGGTTTTAGGACCTCGCGGCTTGATGCCTAACCCCAAAGCTGGAACAGTGACTATGGATGTGGCAAAAGCAGTGCAAGAAGTAAAGGGTGGTAAGATAGACTTTAAAGTAGACAAATTTGGTATTATCCATACAAGTGTGGGTAAGGCTTCTTTTGATGCTAAAAAGATTGCTGAGAATGCCCATGAAGTCATTCAAACATTAAGCAGATTGAAGCCTGCTTCTACCAAAGGAACTTATATTAAGGGCATTTACTTGTCGAGCACGATGAGTAAAGGTATCCAAATTGATAAAAACAGTATAGCTGGATTATAA
- the nusG gene encoding transcription termination/antitermination protein NusG — MGDFKWYVVRAVSGKEKKVKEYLEKEIAINNLGEHIPQVLIPSEKVMEMRNGKKRVRERNFFPGYIMISADLQKGNVYDTITSIPNVIGFLGSNEKGDDKTPIPLRPNEVNRILGKVEDTDEEEVKMETPYMIGEEVKVMDGPFSGFIGNIEEVFEERKKLKVMVKIFGRNTPVELNYMQVEKLDNSSNNG; from the coding sequence ATGGGTGACTTCAAGTGGTATGTGGTAAGAGCCGTTAGTGGAAAGGAAAAAAAAGTTAAGGAGTACCTGGAAAAAGAAATTGCCATTAACAACTTGGGAGAACATATTCCTCAAGTACTTATTCCTTCAGAAAAAGTGATGGAAATGAGAAATGGTAAGAAAAGGGTACGAGAAAGAAATTTTTTCCCTGGGTATATCATGATTTCTGCAGATTTGCAAAAAGGAAATGTGTATGATACTATCACGAGTATTCCCAATGTCATCGGTTTTTTAGGTTCTAATGAAAAAGGAGACGATAAAACGCCTATACCACTACGTCCTAATGAAGTGAATAGAATCCTTGGAAAGGTTGAAGATACAGATGAGGAGGAAGTGAAAATGGAAACTCCTTACATGATAGGAGAAGAAGTCAAAGTAATGGATGGACCTTTCAGTGGATTTATAGGAAATATTGAAGAGGTTTTTGAGGAGCGGAAGAAACTGAAAGTGATGGTCAAGATATTTGGGAGAAACACACCCGTTGAACTGAATTACATGCAAGTAGAGAAATTAGATAATAGTAGCAACAATGGCTAA
- a CDS encoding acetyl-CoA carboxylase biotin carboxyl carrier protein subunit produces the protein MFKATVNDQRQYEIELKSDQTLIDNQEFSSSLSTLTDSTFHLLYKHHSYNVEVVKADYSRKEFLLKLNGKKIKVNLQDRFDQLIEAMGMQEEDEHTDKKILAPMPGLVLQVHVKEGDQVLKGDPLLTLEAMKMENVLKSPGDGTIATVHAETGKSVEKNHLLVMLE, from the coding sequence ATGTTCAAGGCAACAGTTAATGATCAACGACAGTACGAAATTGAATTAAAATCAGATCAAACACTAATCGACAATCAGGAATTTTCCTCCAGCCTCAGCACCTTAACTGACAGCACCTTCCATCTATTGTATAAACATCATTCTTACAACGTAGAAGTTGTCAAAGCTGATTATTCCCGGAAAGAATTTTTACTGAAACTCAATGGTAAAAAGATCAAAGTCAATTTACAAGATCGCTTTGATCAACTTATTGAGGCTATGGGGATGCAAGAGGAAGATGAACATACCGACAAAAAAATATTAGCGCCCATGCCGGGCCTTGTTTTGCAAGTTCATGTGAAAGAAGGAGACCAGGTATTGAAAGGAGATCCTTTGCTCACCCTGGAAGCCATGAAAATGGAGAATGTACTTAAATCTCCCGGAGATGGGACAATAGCTACAGTTCATGCTGAAACAGGAAAAAGCGTTGAAAAAAATCATTTATTAGTGATGCTGGAATGA
- the tuf gene encoding elongation factor Tu, with protein sequence MAKATFDRSKPHLNIGTIGHVDHGKTTLTAAITKVLSDKGLADIRDFATIDNAPEEKERGITINTAHVEYQTESRHYAHVDCPGHADYVKNMVTGAAQMDGAILVVAATDGPMPQTREHILLGRQVGIPALVVFMNKVDLVDDPELLELVEMEIRELLSFYEYPGDDIPVIQGSALGALNGEEKWVEKVMELMNAVDEYIPLPERLIDKDFLMPVEDVFSITGRGTVATGRIERGVINSGDSVDILGMGAEGLKSTVTGVEMFRKILDRGEAGDNVGLLLRGIEKSQIKRGMVIAKPGTVTPHHKFKAEVYVLSKEEGGRHTPFFKKYRPQFYFRTTDVTGEISLPENVEMVMPGDNVSITVDLISPIAMDKGLRFAIREGGRTVGAGQVTDIVE encoded by the coding sequence ATGGCTAAAGCAACCTTTGACCGTTCTAAACCACACTTGAACATTGGTACGATTGGTCACGTAGATCATGGTAAAACGACATTAACTGCGGCGATCACAAAAGTGCTATCTGATAAAGGATTGGCTGATATTCGTGATTTTGCTACTATAGATAATGCCCCTGAAGAAAAAGAAAGAGGTATTACCATTAATACTGCTCACGTTGAATACCAAACTGAGAGTCGTCATTATGCGCACGTTGACTGTCCTGGTCACGCTGACTATGTGAAAAACATGGTTACTGGTGCTGCACAGATGGACGGTGCGATTTTAGTAGTGGCTGCTACAGATGGTCCTATGCCTCAAACCAGAGAGCATATCCTTTTAGGCCGCCAGGTAGGTATTCCTGCTTTGGTAGTATTTATGAATAAAGTGGATTTAGTAGATGATCCTGAACTACTGGAACTGGTAGAGATGGAAATCAGAGAACTGCTTTCATTCTATGAGTACCCTGGTGATGATATTCCTGTAATACAAGGTTCTGCCCTTGGTGCTCTGAATGGAGAAGAGAAGTGGGTAGAGAAGGTAATGGAACTGATGAATGCAGTAGATGAATATATTCCTCTTCCTGAGCGTCTTATTGATAAAGATTTCTTGATGCCTGTGGAAGATGTGTTCTCTATCACCGGTCGTGGTACCGTAGCAACTGGTAGAATTGAGCGTGGTGTTATCAACTCTGGTGACTCAGTAGATATTCTGGGTATGGGTGCTGAAGGTCTCAAATCCACTGTAACAGGTGTTGAGATGTTCCGCAAGATTCTTGACCGTGGTGAAGCTGGGGATAACGTAGGTCTTCTTTTGAGAGGTATTGAAAAGTCTCAAATCAAAAGAGGAATGGTAATCGCTAAGCCTGGTACAGTGACTCCTCACCACAAGTTCAAAGCTGAGGTATATGTACTGTCAAAAGAAGAAGGTGGTCGTCACACTCCTTTCTTTAAAAAATATCGTCCTCAGTTTTACTTTAGAACCACTGACGTAACTGGTGAAATCTCTCTTCCTGAAAATGTAGAGATGGTAATGCCTGGTGACAACGTTTCTATCACAGTTGATCTAATAAGCCCTATCGCAATGGATAAAGGATTGAGATTTGCGATTCGTGAAGGCGGTAGAACTGTAGGTGCTGGTCAGGTTACTGACATTGTAGAGTAA
- the pyrH gene encoding UMP kinase, whose protein sequence is MKYKRILLKLSGEALMGTQQYGIDSDRLQQYAEEIKRVKDAGVEIAIVIGGGNIFRGVQAEKSGMDRVQGDYMGMLATVINAMALQSALEKSGMYTRLMSGIKIEQVCEPFIRRRAVRHLEKGRVVIFGAGIGNPYFTTDSTASLRAIEIEADVVLKGTRVDGVYSADPEKDPNAKRFVNITFTEVYKRGLNVMDMTAFTLCQENNLPIIVFDMNKPGNLYNLLSGHEVGTLIN, encoded by the coding sequence ATGAAATATAAAAGAATCCTACTAAAACTGAGCGGTGAAGCGCTCATGGGAACCCAACAGTATGGCATAGACTCAGACCGGCTTCAGCAATATGCCGAAGAAATCAAACGGGTGAAAGATGCAGGTGTAGAAATCGCTATCGTGATAGGAGGAGGTAATATCTTCAGAGGAGTGCAGGCAGAAAAATCCGGTATGGACAGAGTGCAGGGCGATTATATGGGTATGCTGGCCACTGTGATCAATGCCATGGCATTGCAAAGCGCCCTTGAGAAAAGTGGCATGTACACCCGTCTGATGTCCGGAATCAAGATTGAGCAGGTATGTGAGCCTTTTATCCGCAGGCGCGCCGTGCGACATCTGGAAAAAGGCAGAGTGGTTATTTTCGGAGCAGGTATCGGAAACCCTTATTTCACCACAGATTCTACTGCCAGCCTGCGGGCGATTGAGATTGAAGCTGATGTGGTACTCAAAGGAACCCGGGTAGATGGTGTATACTCTGCTGACCCTGAAAAAGATCCTAATGCAAAGCGTTTTGTCAATATTACCTTTACTGAGGTATATAAGAGGGGGCTTAATGTCATGGATATGACAGCATTTACCCTTTGTCAGGAAAACAATTTGCCCATTATTGTATTTGATATGAATAAACCAGGCAATTTATATAATTTACTAAGTGGTCATGAAGTGGGTACTTTGATTAATTAA
- a CDS encoding M1 family metallopeptidase: MQFLRASLLVILLLNAACRVTEIDAQTDDSQVRDSIQATNTLPSYFEIKQETFPYRASSKRRFDLLHTKLEVKPNIQEHTLDGIATLQLRPYFYQQNHLILDAKGFDIHTLVLLVNNEEKPLEYTYDEYQLDITLDRTYSRDEDLFIRIHYTARPDEVALQGSEAITQDKGLYFIGTDSLQIMDKPIQVWTQGETQANSCWFPTIDAPNERTTQEMFITVYSTFQTLSNGTLVSSQFNDDHTRTDYWNMDQPHAPYLFMMAIGEYAIVEDQWKDKRVSYYVEPTYEPYARAIFGRTPEMMEYFSGLIGVEFPWAKYAQVVVRDFVSGAMENTTASVFMQDLQVDDRELLDYHWDGIIAHELFHQWFGDLVTCESWANLPLNESFATYSEYLWSNYKYGKDEGDYVLWEQGQNYFAEAEEKQVDLIRFHYQDQEDMFDRHSYDKGSRILHMLRTYLGDEAFFTALHHYLNKHAYTSVEIHDLRLAFEEVSGEDLNWFFNQWFLDAGHPKLQLTHSYDSGKLKVNIQQVQDLKEAQVFKIPVNMEVWVKGKSQMFPLLIDEAEKSWNFDLNQKPDLLLLDPNADLLMEVDQEKTAAEWAHQYRNASNAIRRIEALEALAQDSVSTEVAGIYKEALKDSFWAIRQTALNTLELFPQYLNAQDIMMVLQMAEQDKKSLVRADALTLLSTLDANQYQEVFLRGIQDSSYAVVGSAIAAYTLSNASDKTEVFLPYESYSNLNVVISLANYYVDNSIQNKYSWFIEKLKKINDEALYYLLNYFARYLIDLQGDQQEEGINLLAEYAKNHPKYYVRLNAYRSLGFFEDQGRVRALRQNIKKQETDKRLQSMYESIP; this comes from the coding sequence ATGCAGTTTCTTCGTGCTAGTTTGCTAGTCATACTTCTTTTGAATGCCGCCTGTAGAGTAACAGAAATAGATGCTCAAACGGATGATTCACAAGTTCGGGATTCCATACAGGCCACCAACACTTTACCTTCGTACTTTGAGATTAAACAGGAGACATTTCCTTATCGAGCCTCAAGTAAGCGTAGATTTGACCTTCTCCACACCAAACTTGAGGTAAAGCCTAATATACAGGAGCACACACTGGATGGAATTGCTACCCTTCAGCTTCGCCCGTATTTTTACCAGCAGAACCATCTGATACTGGATGCTAAAGGCTTTGATATCCATACACTCGTTCTTCTGGTAAATAATGAAGAAAAACCTTTGGAGTACACTTATGATGAATATCAGTTGGATATTACCCTGGACCGTACCTACAGCCGCGACGAAGATCTTTTTATCAGAATACACTATACTGCCCGTCCTGATGAAGTAGCGCTGCAAGGAAGCGAAGCCATTACCCAGGACAAAGGGCTGTATTTTATTGGAACAGATTCTCTACAGATTATGGATAAGCCTATACAGGTTTGGACACAGGGTGAAACCCAGGCCAATTCCTGCTGGTTTCCTACCATAGATGCTCCCAATGAACGTACTACTCAGGAAATGTTCATTACTGTTTATAGCACTTTTCAGACTTTGTCCAATGGTACATTAGTATCTTCACAATTCAATGATGATCATACCCGCACTGACTATTGGAATATGGACCAACCCCATGCTCCTTATCTTTTCATGATGGCAATAGGGGAGTATGCTATTGTAGAGGATCAGTGGAAGGACAAAAGAGTGAGTTACTATGTTGAGCCGACCTATGAGCCTTATGCCAGGGCTATTTTCGGACGTACGCCGGAAATGATGGAATATTTCTCCGGTTTGATTGGAGTAGAGTTTCCCTGGGCCAAATATGCTCAGGTAGTAGTCAGGGATTTTGTCTCAGGAGCTATGGAAAATACCACTGCCTCTGTATTTATGCAAGACCTTCAGGTAGATGATCGGGAACTTCTTGATTATCACTGGGATGGAATCATTGCCCATGAGCTTTTCCACCAATGGTTTGGAGATCTGGTTACTTGTGAATCTTGGGCTAACCTGCCGCTTAATGAATCATTTGCTACTTATTCAGAGTACCTCTGGAGTAATTATAAATACGGTAAAGATGAAGGAGATTATGTGCTCTGGGAGCAAGGGCAAAATTATTTTGCGGAAGCTGAAGAAAAGCAGGTAGATCTGATCCGTTTTCATTATCAAGACCAGGAAGATATGTTTGACCGCCACTCCTACGATAAGGGTAGTCGGATTCTGCATATGCTTAGAACTTATTTGGGAGACGAAGCTTTCTTTACAGCGCTACATCATTACCTGAACAAACATGCATATACTTCAGTGGAAATACACGATCTGAGATTAGCCTTTGAAGAAGTAAGTGGAGAAGATCTTAATTGGTTTTTCAATCAATGGTTCCTCGATGCAGGCCACCCAAAACTTCAGCTGACCCACAGTTATGATAGTGGGAAGTTAAAAGTCAATATTCAGCAGGTGCAGGATCTCAAAGAGGCGCAGGTATTCAAAATACCGGTAAATATGGAAGTATGGGTGAAGGGGAAATCTCAAATGTTTCCTTTACTTATTGATGAAGCAGAGAAAAGCTGGAACTTTGATTTAAACCAAAAGCCTGACTTGTTGCTGCTCGATCCTAATGCTGATTTGCTGATGGAAGTTGATCAGGAAAAAACCGCGGCAGAGTGGGCACATCAGTATCGCAATGCATCAAATGCCATCAGAAGAATAGAAGCGCTGGAAGCTTTAGCACAAGACAGCGTAAGTACAGAAGTAGCAGGTATTTATAAAGAAGCACTAAAAGATAGCTTTTGGGCAATCAGGCAAACAGCTCTCAACACCCTTGAATTGTTTCCTCAGTACCTTAATGCCCAGGATATAATGATGGTATTACAAATGGCTGAACAAGACAAGAAATCGTTGGTAAGAGCAGACGCATTGACTTTACTGTCAACCCTGGATGCTAATCAATATCAGGAAGTTTTCCTGCGGGGCATACAGGACAGTTCTTATGCAGTAGTTGGCTCAGCCATTGCTGCTTATACGCTCAGCAACGCTTCTGATAAAACAGAAGTATTTTTACCCTATGAAAGTTACTCAAACTTAAATGTGGTGATCTCATTGGCAAATTACTACGTGGATAATTCAATCCAGAACAAATATTCCTGGTTTATAGAAAAATTGAAGAAAATAAATGATGAAGCTTTGTATTACTTACTTAACTATTTTGCCAGATATTTAATAGATTTGCAAGGAGATCAACAGGAAGAGGGAATTAATTTACTAGCGGAATATGCAAAAAATCATCCTAAATATTACGTTCGTTTGAATGCTTATCGCTCTCTAGGTTTTTTTGAAGATCAGGGCAGAGTACGTGCGCTGAGACAAAATATCAAAAAGCAAGAAACAGACAAACGCTTGCAATCAATGTATGAAAGTATCCCATAA
- the frr gene encoding ribosome recycling factor, which produces MTEEIQMYLDETDDNMKKAVSHVAGEFKKIRAGKAQPNMLDGLLVDYYGNSTPINQVSSITTPDARTVLIKPWEKKMVNEIERAIINSDLGLNPQNDGEVIRLNIPPLTEERRKNLVKQAKNEAETGKISVRNIRKDANESIKKLLKESTSEDDVKEGEDKVQELTNSYIAKIDSLFEEKEKEIMTI; this is translated from the coding sequence ATGACAGAAGAAATTCAAATGTACCTTGACGAGACTGATGACAATATGAAAAAGGCTGTCAGTCACGTTGCAGGTGAGTTCAAAAAGATTAGAGCAGGCAAAGCACAACCCAATATGCTGGATGGTCTTTTGGTTGATTATTATGGAAACAGCACTCCAATCAATCAGGTATCATCCATTACGACTCCCGATGCCCGTACTGTATTGATCAAACCCTGGGAGAAAAAGATGGTAAATGAAATTGAGCGGGCAATTATTAATTCAGACCTGGGACTCAACCCACAAAACGATGGAGAAGTAATACGGTTAAATATTCCTCCTCTCACTGAAGAGCGCCGTAAAAATCTGGTAAAGCAAGCTAAAAATGAAGCTGAAACCGGAAAAATCAGTGTGCGTAATATTCGTAAAGATGCCAATGAGTCTATTAAGAAGTTGCTGAAAGAAAGCACATCTGAAGACGATGTAAAAGAAGGTGAAGACAAGGTACAGGAGCTTACCAATAGTTATATAGCCAAAATAGACAGCTTGTTTGAAGAAAAGGAAAAAGAGATTATGACGATCTGA
- a CDS encoding fasciclin domain-containing protein — MRFFIYIFLALLIVGTSSCAKKKTELEEKSDVEFEGDVIGEREREEASIGEGNIYEALNMDNEGLKMVENAIRTTGLDTVLAQGGPYTFFAPSDAAFDQLTEEALGYSAVPDSIENEELRNILLHHVVKGSFMDAEIAQMQELETMYGGPLEVSTANGQLTVEGASIVFGDREADNGYIHIIDEVLIPN; from the coding sequence ATGAGATTTTTTATATACATTTTTTTGGCTTTATTGATAGTAGGTACCTCCTCATGCGCTAAGAAAAAAACGGAACTTGAGGAGAAAAGTGATGTAGAGTTTGAAGGCGATGTGATCGGAGAACGCGAAAGAGAAGAGGCAAGTATAGGTGAAGGAAATATCTATGAGGCTTTAAACATGGACAATGAAGGCCTGAAGATGGTAGAGAACGCTATTCGCACTACCGGACTTGATACGGTTCTGGCACAGGGAGGCCCCTATACCTTTTTTGCGCCATCAGATGCAGCTTTTGATCAATTAACAGAGGAGGCATTGGGCTATAGTGCTGTTCCCGATTCAATTGAAAATGAGGAGTTAAGAAATATATTGTTGCATCATGTGGTAAAAGGTAGCTTCATGGATGCTGAGATCGCTCAGATGCAAGAGTTGGAAACGATGTACGGCGGACCTTTGGAAGTGAGTACAGCAAATGGACAATTGACAGTAGAGGGTGCTTCTATAGTATTTGGAGATCGTGAAGCAGATAATGGATATATTCACATTATTGACGAAGTGCTTATCCCTAACTAA
- the rplJ gene encoding 50S ribosomal protein L10 translates to MTREEKGALIDELAEKLKNTTHFYIADTGGLSVAQVNAFRELCFKRGIEYKVIKNTLIKKALEQLDTDYASFDTALKGTSGIMFSPEIGNVPAKIIEEYRKKDKNLTKPAFKAASIDSDLFVGAQYLETLSALKSKTELLGEIISLLQSPATNVISALQSGKHKLAGIVKTLSEREG, encoded by the coding sequence ATGACAAGAGAAGAAAAAGGCGCTCTGATAGACGAATTGGCTGAAAAGCTAAAGAACACCACTCACTTCTATATTGCAGATACAGGAGGCTTAAGTGTTGCTCAAGTGAATGCTTTTCGTGAACTATGCTTTAAGAGAGGTATAGAATATAAAGTGATAAAAAACACCTTGATCAAGAAAGCGCTGGAACAACTTGATACTGATTACGCTTCTTTTGATACTGCATTGAAAGGAACTTCAGGAATTATGTTTTCGCCAGAAATAGGAAATGTTCCGGCAAAGATCATTGAAGAATATAGAAAAAAAGATAAAAACCTGACTAAGCCAGCATTCAAAGCTGCATCTATAGATAGTGATTTGTTTGTAGGGGCTCAGTATTTAGAGACGCTTAGTGCTTTGAAGTCCAAAACCGAACTTCTTGGAGAGATTATCAGTTTATTGCAATCTCCTGCAACAAACGTTATTTCTGCGCTACAAAGTGGCAAGCATAAGCTGGCAGGTATCGTCAAAACATTGTCTGAAAGAGAAGGATAG
- the rplK gene encoding 50S ribosomal protein L11 encodes MAKQIVGYLKLQVKGGQANPSPPVGPALGSKGLNIMEFCKQFNARTQDKQGQILPVLITIFSDKSFDFAVKTPPAAIMLLEAAKQKKGSAEPNRAKVGSVSWDQVQAIAETKMPDLNAFKIESAMKMVAGTAKSMGITVKGKAPWEN; translated from the coding sequence ATGGCTAAGCAAATAGTTGGATATTTAAAGTTACAAGTTAAGGGTGGACAAGCTAACCCCTCACCACCGGTAGGTCCGGCACTTGGTAGTAAAGGCTTGAATATCATGGAGTTCTGTAAGCAGTTTAATGCCAGAACCCAGGATAAACAGGGACAGATCTTACCAGTTTTGATCACCATCTTTTCAGATAAATCTTTTGATTTTGCGGTTAAAACACCTCCAGCAGCAATCATGTTGTTAGAAGCTGCCAAGCAGAAAAAAGGATCTGCCGAGCCTAACCGTGCTAAAGTAGGTTCTGTTAGTTGGGATCAGGTACAAGCAATAGCAGAAACGAAAATGCCTGACCTCAATGCATTTAAGATAGAATCGGCTATGAAAATGGTTGCAGGTACTGCAAAAAGTATGGGTATCACAGTAAAAGGCAAGGCTCCCTGGGAGAATTAA
- the secE gene encoding preprotein translocase subunit SecE, with protein MNNFVEFVKASYDEMKNKVTWPPYSSLQRSSVLVLIASLIFAALIGVIDLGFKNTMDWFYNAF; from the coding sequence ATGAATAATTTTGTTGAATTTGTCAAAGCTTCCTACGACGAAATGAAGAATAAAGTGACTTGGCCTCCTTATTCTTCATTACAACGGAGCTCTGTCCTTGTGTTGATCGCTTCCCTGATTTTTGCTGCGCTCATCGGAGTAATTGACTTAGGGTTTAAAAACACGATGGATTGGTTTTATAACGCATTTTAA